A segment of the Amycolatopsis thermophila genome:
GCGGGAGTGGTTGGGCGTGTTCGCGTCGGTGCAGGCGTTCGCCCGGATCAAGCTCGTGCACGGCCGCAGGGTGCTGCTGTCGCACTTCCCCTACACGGGGGACCACGGACAGGACCGGTTCACCCAGTACCGGTTGCGGGACGAGGGTATGCCGTTGCTGCACGGGCACACCCACAGCTCGGAGCGCGGCGACGGGCGCCAGGTGCATGTCGGGCTCGACGCGTGGGAGCTGCGGCCGGTGCGGACTGAGGAGGTCGCCGAGCTGCTCGGCGTTCCGGGTCCGGCGGCGGGGTAGCGTGCAGGGCGGAGCACAACACGGAGGCACGAGGGATGAGCGACACCAGGGCGACGTTGGCGGACTGGCCGGATTGCGAGACCGAGGGGTGCGACGGGAAGATCCTGCTGCGCCCGGAGGGCGAGAACAAGCGGACGAAGTGCGCCCGGTGCGAGATGGCCGGGCTCGCCCCGCGGACCGAGCTGCCGCCGCTGCCGGAGCCCTACGCGGCTAAGTGACCAGCCAGCAGTGAAACGGCCCCGCACCGAG
Coding sequences within it:
- a CDS encoding metallophosphoesterase family protein, whose product is MTGSVWFTSDTHFDHKLVSGLRGFDSPTEHDAAIVETWNSLVRPGDTVWHLGDVGMGRLSRFAHHVEQLHGTIHLVTGNHDECSPIHRGAHLKQREWLGVFASVQAFARIKLVHGRRVLLSHFPYTGDHGQDRFTQYRLRDEGMPLLHGHTHSSERGDGRQVHVGLDAWELRPVRTEEVAELLGVPGPAAG